A portion of the Blastopirellula sediminis genome contains these proteins:
- a CDS encoding redoxin domain-containing protein: MNRVSLLSVVVLASTLAGPLLARDSVAHITPIGAVVPDIQLKDFRGKDYNLADFADQKVVVLAFLGTECPLAKLYGGRLQELADEFAPKKVAIVGVMSNQHDAVTEIAAYARKHEISFPLLKDVGNRLADAAGAERTPEVVVLNADLKICYRGRIDDQYQIGVVRDRADEHELRDAIEALLAGKQVAVPATEAIGCHIGRVRQPKDDSEVTYHNQVARILQKRCVECHREGEIAPFALTDYDEVAGWAEMIAEVVEEKRMPPWHAAPEHGVFKNARPMPTEEKELLLKWVAAGAPEGDKSQAPKPAEYSTAGWTLPVEPDQVIQITNQPFKVPATGEVKYQYFIHDPGFTEDKWLQAAEIRPGNRMVVHHILAFAVAPGEKNLRDGGARGFLVGYVPGMRAEPFPEGMAKRVPAGSRLVFQVHYTPIGSDQLDQSELGLVFADPKEIKYEVKTTSAVNRSFRIPAGDGNYAVDADSQRLSTEGAYLLAMMPHMHLRGKSFRYELKGAEKNDILLDIPAYDFNWQTAYRLKDPLPLDNGSVIHCQAHFDNSKWNNANPDPTQVVKWGDQTWEEMMIGYFDVALPYVPGEKEAEEPADKALAAAKRLMERYDADSDGVILRTEVPEKGQRYFDLIDGNRDDKVHEDEIITTLKKMPILLNLIR, translated from the coding sequence ATGAACCGCGTTTCGCTCCTCTCGGTCGTAGTGCTGGCCTCAACCTTGGCCGGTCCGCTTCTAGCCCGCGATTCGGTCGCTCACATAACGCCAATTGGCGCCGTCGTCCCCGATATCCAGCTGAAGGATTTCCGGGGGAAAGACTACAATTTGGCCGACTTCGCCGATCAGAAGGTGGTCGTCCTGGCGTTCCTGGGAACCGAGTGCCCGCTCGCCAAGCTTTACGGGGGTCGTCTGCAGGAACTGGCGGATGAATTCGCCCCGAAGAAAGTCGCGATTGTCGGCGTGATGTCGAACCAGCACGACGCGGTGACCGAGATCGCCGCCTACGCTCGCAAGCACGAAATCTCCTTCCCGCTGCTCAAAGACGTCGGCAATCGCCTGGCGGATGCCGCCGGAGCGGAACGAACCCCGGAAGTGGTCGTCCTGAACGCCGATCTCAAGATCTGCTATCGGGGACGCATCGACGACCAATACCAAATCGGCGTCGTCCGCGATCGGGCCGACGAGCATGAACTGCGCGATGCGATCGAAGCCCTGTTGGCCGGCAAGCAAGTCGCCGTTCCCGCGACCGAAGCGATCGGTTGCCATATCGGGCGCGTTCGTCAACCGAAAGACGACAGCGAGGTCACCTACCACAACCAGGTTGCGCGAATCCTGCAAAAGCGGTGCGTCGAATGTCACCGCGAAGGGGAAATCGCCCCGTTCGCTTTAACCGACTATGACGAAGTCGCCGGCTGGGCAGAGATGATCGCCGAAGTGGTTGAAGAGAAACGAATGCCTCCCTGGCATGCCGCCCCAGAACATGGCGTCTTCAAGAATGCTCGTCCGATGCCGACGGAAGAAAAAGAGCTGCTGCTGAAGTGGGTCGCCGCCGGCGCTCCGGAAGGAGACAAGTCTCAAGCTCCGAAGCCGGCCGAGTATTCCACCGCCGGTTGGACGTTGCCGGTTGAGCCTGACCAAGTCATCCAAATCACCAACCAGCCGTTCAAGGTTCCCGCTACCGGCGAAGTGAAGTACCAATACTTCATTCACGATCCCGGCTTCACCGAGGACAAGTGGCTGCAAGCGGCCGAAATTCGTCCGGGCAATCGGATGGTCGTCCATCACATTCTCGCCTTCGCGGTCGCCCCCGGCGAAAAGAATCTGCGTGACGGCGGAGCCCGCGGCTTCCTGGTCGGCTACGTTCCCGGCATGCGGGCCGAACCGTTCCCGGAAGGAATGGCGAAGCGAGTTCCGGCCGGATCGCGTCTCGTCTTCCAAGTCCACTACACGCCGATCGGCAGCGATCAATTGGATCAAAGCGAACTCGGTCTCGTCTTCGCCGATCCGAAAGAGATCAAGTACGAAGTTAAAACGACGAGCGCCGTGAATCGCTCGTTCCGAATTCCGGCTGGCGACGGCAACTACGCGGTCGACGCCGATTCTCAGCGACTCTCGACCGAAGGCGCCTATCTGCTGGCGATGATGCCCCACATGCATCTCCGCGGCAAGTCGTTCCGGTATGAGCTGAAGGGAGCGGAGAAGAACGACATTCTGCTCGACATTCCCGCCTACGATTTCAACTGGCAAACCGCCTATCGCCTGAAAGATCCGTTGCCGCTTGACAACGGCAGCGTCATTCACTGCCAGGCCCATTTCGACAACTCGAAATGGAACAACGCCAATCCTGATCCAACCCAAGTCGTGAAATGGGGAGATCAAACGTGGGAAGAAATGATGATCGGCTACTTCGACGTCGCCCTCCCCTACGTCCCCGGCGAAAAGGAAGCGGAAGAGCCGGCCGACAAAGCCCTGGCGGCGGCCAAGCGTCTAATGGAGCGCTACGACGCCGACAGCGACGGCGTCATCCTGCGAACCGAAGTCCCCGAGAAAGGTCAGCGCTACTTTGACTTGATCGACGGGAACCGGGACGACAAGGTGCATGAAGACGAAATCATCACCACGCTGAAGAAGATGCCGATCTTGCTGAACCTGATTCGGTAG
- a CDS encoding polysaccharide biosynthesis/export family protein gives MMNRIFVQHSLRASRSLVAVAGLLLATGGLGLALTPATDESAPAAKTTAAVATAEVPQASPVAFETPAEPSHVMLCAGPAPCVPCPSPAEMVTSPVMVGVDSADPTCNGELHWNARRPIPWQIFAQGEYVGPARLQHVPEYRIRVDDQLEFVYRLTRNEMTTPYRLNVGDEVRLESLTDPNLNRDLVIQPDGSITVLLLGQVHAARKTVTELTDLLDKEYKRYYKVPAITVTPLQVNTKLEDLRATVDSRAGRGGQSQQVRVTPEGTIQLPAIESVPAQGLTLDELKREVDERYAQVVDGIGVTPILTERAPRYLYVLGEVRTPGRFELVGPTTVMQSIALAGGWNVGGNLREVVIFRRAEDWRLVATKVDIQGALYGKRPIPSDELWLRDSDIVVVPKQPILWADEFIELVFTRGIYGVVPFNGISISYNDVTAL, from the coding sequence ATGATGAACCGCATTTTCGTGCAACACTCGCTCCGAGCTAGCCGCTCGCTTGTCGCCGTCGCCGGCTTGCTGCTCGCTACCGGCGGGCTCGGTCTGGCGCTGACCCCCGCTACCGACGAATCCGCTCCTGCCGCGAAAACGACCGCCGCTGTTGCGACCGCCGAAGTTCCGCAGGCCTCGCCGGTCGCGTTCGAGACGCCCGCCGAACCGTCGCACGTGATGTTGTGCGCCGGTCCCGCGCCATGCGTCCCCTGCCCTTCTCCGGCCGAAATGGTCACGAGCCCGGTGATGGTCGGCGTCGATTCGGCCGATCCGACCTGCAACGGCGAGTTGCACTGGAACGCGCGTCGTCCGATTCCTTGGCAGATTTTCGCCCAAGGGGAATACGTTGGTCCCGCTCGTTTGCAGCACGTGCCCGAATATCGCATCCGCGTCGACGACCAGCTTGAATTCGTCTATCGCTTGACCCGCAACGAGATGACGACTCCTTATCGCTTGAACGTCGGCGACGAAGTTCGACTGGAGTCGCTCACCGACCCCAACTTGAACCGCGATCTGGTCATTCAGCCGGACGGTTCGATCACCGTGCTGCTCCTCGGCCAGGTCCACGCCGCTCGGAAGACCGTTACCGAATTGACCGATCTGCTCGACAAAGAATACAAGCGGTACTACAAAGTTCCGGCGATCACCGTCACGCCGCTGCAAGTGAATACCAAGCTGGAAGACTTGCGAGCTACCGTCGACAGCCGAGCCGGTCGCGGCGGTCAGTCCCAACAAGTTCGCGTCACCCCGGAAGGGACGATTCAACTGCCGGCGATCGAATCAGTTCCCGCCCAAGGGCTGACGCTGGACGAACTGAAACGGGAAGTCGACGAACGCTACGCCCAAGTGGTCGACGGGATCGGCGTCACGCCGATTCTGACCGAACGGGCGCCTCGCTACCTCTATGTGCTCGGCGAAGTCCGCACCCCAGGACGCTTCGAGTTGGTCGGCCCCACCACGGTAATGCAGTCAATCGCCCTGGCCGGCGGTTGGAACGTCGGCGGTAATCTGCGGGAAGTGGTGATTTTCCGTCGTGCCGAAGATTGGCGTCTGGTCGCCACCAAAGTTGATATCCAAGGCGCCTTATACGGCAAACGCCCGATTCCGTCGGACGAACTTTGGCTCCGCGACTCGGACATCGTTGTAGTTCCCAAACAGCCGATCCTGTGGGCGGATGAGTTTATCGAGCTCGTCTTCACCCGCGGCATTTACGGCGTCGTCCCGTTCAACGGGATTAGCATCTCCTACAACGACGTTACGGCTCTCTAG
- a CDS encoding tetratricopeptide repeat protein, whose protein sequence is MDRKHPIWMGPTALAAATLAALTGCSDAPTSPSARISQANSIKAPGRFHLPADVRPVALEITEGDTEQTIENPFLQSKLPTPFASSVIGLPPLPEASPEPAAPAPTPEAPRYMPLIEAQPQSEAPVAVPAPRLDEPDASFSLEGPQISAPSAATPNMGPSKLEGSRWSNSPLPPAAPIAKPEPTPEAIPAPQTPEYSLDQMELFPLEPGTPNEPEHRHEMRSLPAMPPAPELSAQPPAFMPRIEAEPAPQPVRQLPPAAVAAPLVQGPPAQLAPLTIPPQAFNAPPQSPTDKRLDLHAMTAVRGRAQSLIEHSFSLAQRGAFFSARAELIQALRLLTQTLDTERQTHEYSEALAEGLLALEEASDFVPEGSRLEANVNLERLIQSHRTPILKNVDASQLTPLVAAQQYFSHAQDRLATACGGVPEASAALYGLAKLQPYLKSGSGGDKALIGPRSIALHQSAFLADPQNILAANELGVFLARYGQLNDAKAVFVKGLRAHSLADTWNNLAKVHELLGEQEMANLAREEAKYAAAQGGVAPKGNFVRWVSPEAFANQQRRDETMLGPQRPDVSRQPQTYQQR, encoded by the coding sequence ATGGATCGCAAACACCCAATTTGGATGGGGCCGACGGCGCTAGCCGCCGCGACGCTCGCGGCGCTGACTGGCTGTTCTGATGCGCCGACCTCTCCGTCCGCTCGCATTTCGCAGGCGAACTCGATTAAAGCGCCCGGCCGATTTCATTTGCCGGCTGACGTTCGCCCCGTAGCGCTGGAGATCACCGAAGGCGATACGGAACAAACGATCGAAAATCCCTTCCTCCAATCGAAGTTACCGACGCCGTTCGCTTCGTCGGTGATCGGTCTGCCGCCGCTCCCGGAAGCTTCCCCCGAACCGGCGGCTCCCGCACCCACTCCCGAAGCGCCGCGGTATATGCCGCTGATCGAAGCGCAACCGCAATCCGAAGCGCCGGTTGCGGTGCCGGCGCCCCGACTGGATGAGCCGGACGCCTCGTTCTCGCTGGAAGGCCCGCAGATCTCGGCCCCGAGCGCCGCCACGCCAAATATGGGACCGTCGAAGCTGGAAGGCTCGCGTTGGAGCAACAGTCCGTTGCCCCCGGCCGCGCCGATCGCCAAACCGGAACCGACCCCTGAGGCGATTCCCGCTCCGCAGACGCCGGAATACTCGCTCGACCAAATGGAACTCTTCCCGCTTGAGCCGGGAACGCCGAACGAGCCGGAACATCGTCACGAGATGCGTTCGCTGCCGGCAATGCCGCCGGCCCCGGAACTGTCGGCCCAGCCCCCCGCCTTCATGCCGCGTATCGAAGCCGAGCCAGCGCCGCAACCGGTCCGACAACTTCCGCCGGCCGCGGTGGCCGCGCCGCTGGTTCAAGGACCGCCGGCCCAGTTGGCGCCGCTCACGATTCCTCCGCAAGCGTTCAACGCGCCGCCGCAAAGCCCGACCGACAAGCGGCTTGACCTGCATGCGATGACCGCCGTCCGGGGTCGCGCCCAGTCGCTGATTGAGCACAGCTTTTCGCTGGCGCAGCGGGGAGCGTTCTTCTCGGCTCGCGCCGAGTTGATCCAGGCCCTCCGCCTGCTGACGCAAACGCTGGATACCGAACGCCAGACGCACGAGTACAGCGAAGCGCTCGCTGAAGGTTTGCTCGCGCTCGAAGAAGCGAGCGACTTTGTGCCGGAAGGGTCGCGGCTGGAAGCGAACGTCAACCTGGAGCGTTTGATTCAGTCGCATCGTACGCCGATCTTGAAGAACGTCGACGCTTCGCAGCTGACGCCGCTGGTCGCCGCTCAACAATACTTCTCGCATGCTCAAGATCGCCTGGCGACGGCGTGCGGCGGAGTGCCGGAAGCGTCGGCCGCGTTATATGGCTTGGCCAAATTGCAGCCATACCTGAAGTCAGGCAGCGGCGGCGACAAGGCGCTCATCGGTCCTCGTTCGATCGCGCTGCACCAATCGGCCTTCCTGGCCGATCCGCAAAACATCCTGGCCGCCAATGAGCTAGGCGTATTCTTGGCTCGCTACGGTCAGCTGAACGACGCCAAGGCGGTCTTCGTCAAAGGTCTCCGCGCCCACTCGCTGGCCGATACTTGGAACAACCTGGCGAAGGTCCACGAACTGCTCGGCGAACAAGAGATGGCGAACCTCGCTCGTGAGGAAGCGAAGTACGCCGCCGCCCAAGGGGGCGTCGCGCCGAAAGGGAATTTCGTCCGCTGGGTTTCTCCCGAAGCGTTCGCTAACCAGCAGCGACGTGATGAGACGATGCTCGGTCCGCAACGTCCCGACGTCAGCCGTCAACCGCAAACTTATCAGCAACGTTGA
- a CDS encoding response regulator translates to MTKLPIRTMVVDDDHLMRCLLADLLVSAGFEVRTAESCKQALTLFDEFTPDLIVCDWELPDAAGIELVRHIRYVQKDRNPFILMLTGHDSSVAQEQALGAGANDYLTKPIKKEELLARAGKAPCVQYLAQQLQILDQQGHLTVSLGYYSLYAS, encoded by the coding sequence ATGACAAAGCTGCCGATTCGGACGATGGTAGTTGATGACGATCACTTGATGCGTTGTCTGCTGGCCGATCTGCTCGTAAGTGCGGGATTTGAGGTACGTACCGCCGAAAGCTGCAAACAAGCGCTAACGCTGTTTGATGAGTTCACGCCGGATCTGATCGTATGCGACTGGGAATTGCCCGATGCGGCTGGAATCGAACTAGTTCGTCATATTCGTTACGTCCAGAAAGATCGGAACCCGTTCATCTTGATGCTAACGGGCCATGACAGCAGCGTCGCTCAGGAGCAAGCGCTTGGCGCAGGGGCGAACGACTATCTTACGAAGCCGATCAAAAAAGAAGAGTTGCTGGCCCGCGCGGGGAAAGCGCCCTGCGTCCAATACTTAGCGCAGCAACTGCAGATTCTCGACCAGCAGGGGCATCTCACCGTGTCGCTCGGTTACTATTCGCTCTACGCGAGCTGA
- the prfB gene encoding peptide chain release factor 2 (programmed frameshift) has translation MDRDTIDRAETIRQRLTQLQDSLDYAAKKAELVAAEEKMAAPGFWDNQEKAQTVVGQLKSLKSILEPLDECVSAVGDLDAMLEMAEEDDSFAAEAKAEVARLEHELDQLELKALLNGPHDNCGALVSIHARDGGTDANDWAEMLLRMYSHWAAQNDYTVELIDRSDNEEAGINSATFAVRGSMAYGYLKGETGMHRLVRISPFNSEGKRQTSFAAVDVSPEIPDSEEVEIDEEDVRVDTFRASGAGGQHVNKTDSAIRLTHMPTGVVVQCQNERSQHKNRAQAWKLLRSRLARLEEEKREAEDAARYKTQAKVGFGSQIRNYFLHPDQRVKDARTGHYVGSFHAVMDGDIQGFLDAFLRWRVGQGEKEGN, from the exons ATGGACCGCGATACGATCGACCGTGCCGAAACGATACGTCAGCGTTTGACGCAACTTCAGGACAGTCTT GACTACGCCGCTAAGAAAGCGGAGCTAGTAGCGGCCGAAGAAAAGATGGCCGCCCCTGGCTTTTGGGACAATCAAGAAAAGGCGCAGACCGTCGTCGGTCAGCTTAAGTCGCTGAAGTCGATCCTGGAACCGCTCGACGAATGCGTCAGCGCCGTCGGCGATCTCGACGCGATGCTCGAGATGGCGGAAGAAGACGACTCGTTCGCCGCCGAAGCGAAAGCGGAAGTCGCGCGACTCGAGCACGAACTCGATCAGCTCGAGCTGAAGGCGCTGCTCAATGGCCCGCATGACAACTGCGGCGCTCTCGTTTCGATCCACGCTCGCGACGGCGGGACCGACGCGAACGACTGGGCCGAAATGCTCCTCCGAATGTATTCGCACTGGGCTGCGCAAAACGACTACACCGTCGAGTTGATCGACCGCTCCGACAACGAAGAAGCGGGGATCAACAGCGCCACCTTCGCCGTTCGCGGCAGCATGGCTTACGGCTACCTCAAGGGAGAAACCGGGATGCACCGCCTGGTGCGGATCAGCCCGTTCAACTCGGAAGGAAAACGCCAGACCAGCTTCGCCGCCGTCGACGTTTCGCCTGAAATTCCGGACAGCGAAGAAGTGGAGATCGACGAGGAAGACGTCCGCGTCGACACCTTCCGCGCCAGCGGCGCCGGCGGGCAACACGTCAACAAGACTGACAGCGCCATTCGCTTGACCCACATGCCGACCGGAGTCGTCGTGCAATGCCAGAACGAACGGAGTCAGCATAAGAACCGGGCGCAGGCCTGGAAGTTGCTTCGTTCGCGTTTAGCGCGACTTGAAGAAGAAAAGCGGGAAGCGGAAGATGCGGCCCGTTACAAAACGCAGGCGAAGGTCGGCTTCGGCTCGCAGATTCGCAACTACTTCCTCCATCCGGACCAACGCGTGAAAGACGCGCGAACTGGCCATTATGTCGGCAGCTTCCATGCCGTGATGGATGGAGACATTCAAGGCTTTCTCGACGCCTTCCTGCGATGGCGCGTCGGGCAGGGTGAGAAAGAAGGGAACTAA
- a CDS encoding aminotransferase class IV: MTSPIAFHTGRWIPQSELTVPIDDIGFVMGTTVVEQLRTFGGKVFRLEQHLARLRDSLTIVGLEIPFSDADLSQAVQEIIAHNHPLLTPGDDLGVGMFITPGNMEHPGQQPMVCIHTRPIAFGTFAGKFVSGQALVVPATRQTPVECWPRQLKVRSRVHYYLADLEARKIEPKARAVLLDMDGYVMEATTANMVVYFAGEGLVAPPRELVLPGISIAALEELAKSQGIPFSHRLMTPDDVAKADEILLTSTSPCVLPCHRWNGRPVGGGVPGPVFEHLITAWSDSVGLDIRGQAAKFAVRDVPAA, translated from the coding sequence ATGACCAGCCCCATCGCATTTCATACCGGCCGCTGGATCCCCCAGTCAGAGCTTACCGTTCCAATCGACGACATCGGCTTCGTCATGGGGACGACGGTCGTCGAGCAACTGCGCACCTTCGGCGGCAAAGTCTTTCGCCTCGAACAGCATTTGGCGCGGCTGCGCGATAGCCTGACGATTGTCGGACTGGAGATCCCTTTCTCCGACGCCGATCTCTCGCAAGCGGTACAAGAGATCATCGCCCACAATCATCCGCTGCTGACGCCTGGCGATGACCTGGGAGTCGGGATGTTCATCACGCCCGGCAATATGGAACATCCAGGCCAACAGCCGATGGTCTGCATTCATACGCGACCGATTGCGTTTGGAACTTTCGCCGGCAAGTTCGTTTCGGGGCAAGCGCTCGTCGTGCCGGCGACGCGGCAAACGCCAGTCGAGTGCTGGCCACGGCAACTAAAAGTCCGCTCGCGCGTTCACTATTACCTGGCCGATCTGGAAGCTCGCAAGATCGAGCCGAAAGCCCGCGCCGTCCTGCTCGACATGGACGGGTACGTCATGGAAGCGACCACCGCTAACATGGTCGTCTATTTTGCCGGCGAGGGCCTGGTCGCGCCGCCGCGCGAATTGGTCCTTCCCGGAATCAGCATCGCCGCCCTGGAAGAACTCGCGAAGAGCCAAGGGATTCCGTTCAGCCATCGTCTGATGACCCCGGACGACGTCGCCAAGGCGGACGAGATCCTGCTGACCAGCACTTCTCCTTGCGTTCTTCCGTGTCATCGCTGGAACGGTAGGCCGGTCGGCGGCGGCGTTCCAGGCCCTGTTTTCGAGCATCTGATCACCGCCTGGAGCGATTCGGTCGGGCTCGATATCCGCGGTCAGGCGGCCAAGTTTGCGGTTCGCGACGTTCCTGCGGCCTGA
- the thrS gene encoding threonine--tRNA ligase codes for MLEVHLPDGNVKTYDIEVTPMDVAADIGAGLAKATLAAQVDGQTVGFDTKLPTEGSVNLRLLTNKNEEALGVMRHSCAHIMARAIMRLFDGVQLAFGPTIEGGFYYDFDLEHKLTAEDFPAIEAEMKKIIKENEPFERIEESREGALAVVKDIDQKYKIEHIETGLAEHDTLSFYRQGEFIDLCRGPHVPNPKSIGAFKLLSVAGAYWKGSSDNKQLQRVYATAFFNKEDLAAHLEKLEEAKRRDHRVLGKQLELFSINPMVGQGLILWLPKGAIIRQQLTDFVSEQLKKHEYESVFTPNIGKVDLYKTSGHYPYYKDSQFPPIHLSDDEEYLLKPMNCPHHIMIYKNRPRSYRELPIRLSEFGTVYRYEQSGELNGMTRVRGFCQDDAHIFCMEEQVEEEFRKCIEMTQYVLNSLGLTDYRVRLGFRDPDSGKYVGDSKVWDRAEQSLVSVCKNMGIDAVAEAGEAAFYGPKADFVVNDCLGREWQLGTVQLDYNLPSTERFALEYIGADNQPHRPVMIHRAPFGSLERFMGVLIEHFAGAFPLWLAPEQIRVLVVSQKFEEYARKVEAELKQAGFRVTGDYRPEKIGAKIRDAQLGLIPYMFIIGGREMETESVAVRDRIDGDLGSMKVAEAIDKLKQEVVERKVRQVYSGSSGLGTAATGATDEY; via the coding sequence ATGCTCGAGGTTCATCTCCCTGACGGCAACGTAAAAACTTACGACATCGAAGTCACCCCAATGGACGTCGCCGCCGATATCGGCGCAGGCCTTGCGAAGGCCACTCTGGCGGCCCAAGTCGACGGGCAAACCGTCGGTTTCGATACCAAGCTGCCGACCGAAGGCTCGGTCAATCTGCGGCTGCTCACCAACAAGAATGAAGAAGCGCTGGGCGTGATGCGGCATAGTTGCGCTCACATCATGGCCCGCGCCATCATGCGTCTGTTTGACGGCGTCCAGCTCGCCTTCGGCCCGACCATCGAGGGGGGCTTCTACTACGACTTTGATCTCGAGCACAAGCTGACCGCCGAAGATTTCCCGGCGATCGAAGCCGAGATGAAAAAGATCATCAAAGAGAACGAGCCGTTCGAGCGGATCGAAGAGTCGCGCGAAGGGGCGCTCGCCGTCGTCAAGGATATCGATCAGAAGTACAAGATCGAGCATATCGAAACCGGCCTGGCCGAGCACGATACCTTGTCGTTCTACCGTCAGGGCGAATTCATTGACCTTTGTCGCGGCCCGCACGTTCCCAATCCGAAGTCGATCGGCGCCTTCAAGCTCTTGTCGGTCGCCGGCGCCTATTGGAAGGGAAGTTCCGATAACAAGCAGCTCCAGCGCGTCTATGCGACCGCCTTCTTCAACAAGGAAGACCTCGCGGCTCACCTGGAGAAGTTGGAAGAAGCGAAACGCCGTGATCATCGCGTGCTGGGCAAACAGCTCGAGCTCTTCTCGATCAATCCGATGGTCGGTCAGGGTTTGATCCTGTGGCTGCCGAAAGGCGCCATTATTCGTCAGCAGCTGACCGACTTCGTTTCGGAACAGCTGAAGAAGCACGAATACGAATCGGTCTTCACTCCCAACATCGGCAAGGTCGACCTCTACAAGACCTCGGGGCACTATCCTTACTACAAGGATAGCCAGTTCCCGCCGATTCATCTCTCTGATGATGAAGAGTATCTGCTGAAGCCGATGAACTGCCCGCATCACATCATGATCTACAAGAATCGGCCCCGCAGTTATCGCGAGCTGCCGATTCGCTTGTCGGAATTCGGCACCGTCTATCGCTACGAGCAATCGGGCGAACTGAACGGCATGACCCGCGTCCGCGGCTTCTGCCAGGACGACGCCCACATCTTCTGCATGGAAGAGCAGGTCGAAGAAGAATTCCGCAAGTGCATTGAGATGACTCAGTACGTGCTGAACAGTCTCGGCCTGACCGACTACCGCGTCCGTCTCGGTTTCCGTGATCCCGACAGCGGCAAGTACGTCGGCGATTCCAAAGTCTGGGATCGGGCTGAGCAATCGCTCGTCTCGGTTTGCAAGAACATGGGAATCGACGCCGTCGCCGAAGCGGGCGAAGCGGCCTTCTACGGTCCGAAGGCGGACTTCGTCGTCAACGACTGTCTCGGCCGCGAATGGCAGCTTGGTACCGTGCAGCTCGACTACAACCTGCCGAGCACCGAACGCTTTGCGCTCGAGTACATCGGCGCCGACAACCAGCCGCATCGCCCGGTGATGATTCACCGCGCTCCGTTCGGCTCGCTCGAACGGTTCATGGGCGTGTTGATCGAGCACTTCGCCGGCGCCTTCCCGCTCTGGCTCGCTCCGGAACAAATCCGCGTGCTGGTCGTCAGCCAGAAGTTTGAAGAGTACGCTCGCAAGGTCGAAGCCGAACTGAAACAGGCCGGCTTCCGCGTCACCGGCGACTATCGCCCGGAAAAGATTGGCGCCAAGATCCGCGACGCGCAACTCGGCTTGATCCCCTACATGTTCATCATCGGCGGACGCGAAATGGAGACCGAATCGGTCGCCGTGCGCGATCGTATCGACGGCGATCTGGGATCGATGAAAGTCGCCGAAGCGATCGACAAGCTGAAGCAGGAAGTCGTGGAACGCAAGGTTCGCCAAGTCTATTCCGGTTCGTCCGGACTAGGAACCGCCGCAACCGGCGCGACCGACGAGTACTAA